In Candidatus Tachikawaea gelatinosa, a genomic segment contains:
- the mutL gene encoding DNA mismatch repair endonuclease MutL, translating to MLIKMMSKELIKQIAAGEIVERPASVVKELIENSLDAEAKNININVEKGGKKLIQIYDDGHGIKKEELSLALARYSTSKIYKIEDLDAIKSFGFRGEALYSISSVSRCSLISRTQQQKEGWKIYSEGEQKNIEIQPIAHPYGTTIEILDLFYNVPVRRKFLRTEATEFLHLDEIIKILALSNFYVSISVNHNNKNVRRYRSVNKFNNNEKRIEDVIGSNFIINAEKVNYFNNNYSLKGWIINPLKNIKGKNIQYFYINKRIVRNNILFQCIRKATKNYFYKDINFCYVLYFTIEPQKIDVNIHPKKSEVRFYEPKLVYNFIYEAISKILINKKNFLTNNLFIEKKNNFYNKKKIIKNHILLKNDECKEKKHETNTTQAINKLEISNHDISKKFVNFKKVITIFKKKVALIENNTGLIFLDLQLGLIFLKKVQLIQYSSSLYKKKHLLLFPIKIHINDNEKKSLLIYHKQLQNIGINFKQDLNYITLYQIPKCLRIKHLENLILNLLKYLAQNSYLSLNDLLDWLANASTEKNFYSNTFQVTAFIKNIQLICKNDFKTLFPNFLHEINIEKLF from the coding sequence ATGTTAATAAAAATGATGTCAAAAGAATTAATTAAACAAATTGCTGCTGGTGAAATAGTGGAACGTCCTGCTTCTGTTGTTAAAGAACTAATTGAAAATAGTCTAGATGCTGAAGCTAAAAACATTAATATTAATGTTGAAAAAGGAGGAAAAAAACTAATTCAAATTTATGATGATGGACATGGAATAAAAAAAGAGGAGTTATCTTTAGCTTTAGCACGTTATTCTACCAGTAAAATTTATAAAATAGAAGATTTAGATGCTATAAAAAGTTTTGGGTTTCGAGGAGAAGCTTTATATAGTATTAGTTCTGTTTCACGTTGCTCATTAATTTCTCGAACACAACAACAAAAAGAAGGTTGGAAAATTTACTCTGAAGGAGAACAAAAAAACATTGAAATTCAACCTATCGCACATCCTTACGGTACAACAATAGAAATATTAGATTTGTTTTATAATGTTCCTGTAAGAAGAAAATTTTTACGTACTGAAGCGACAGAATTTTTACATTTAGATGAAATTATTAAAATTCTTGCTTTATCTAACTTTTATGTATCTATTTCAGTTAATCACAATAATAAAAACGTTAGGAGATATCGTTCTGTTAATAAATTCAACAATAATGAAAAAAGAATAGAAGATGTTATAGGATCAAATTTTATAATAAACGCTGAAAAAGTTAACTATTTTAATAATAATTATTCCTTGAAAGGATGGATAATTAATCCATTAAAAAATATAAAGGGAAAAAATATACAATATTTTTATATTAATAAAAGGATTGTTCGCAACAATATACTTTTTCAATGTATACGCAAAGCTACAAAAAATTATTTTTATAAAGATATTAATTTTTGTTATGTACTTTATTTTACAATTGAACCTCAAAAAATTGATGTAAATATACACCCCAAAAAAAGTGAAGTACGTTTTTATGAACCTAAATTAGTTTATAATTTTATATATGAAGCAATTTCGAAAATTTTAATAAATAAGAAAAATTTTTTAACAAATAATTTATTTATAGAAAAAAAAAATAATTTTTATAACAAAAAAAAAATTATAAAAAATCATATATTACTAAAAAACGATGAATGTAAGGAAAAAAAACATGAAACTAATACTACACAAGCAATAAATAAATTAGAAATATCTAATCATGATATTTCTAAAAAATTTGTAAATTTTAAAAAAGTTATCACCATTTTTAAAAAAAAAGTTGCATTAATAGAAAATAATACAGGATTAATATTTCTTGATTTACAGCTAGGTTTAATTTTTTTAAAAAAAGTACAACTGATACAATATTCTAGTAGTTTATATAAGAAAAAACATCTTCTTTTGTTTCCTATTAAAATACATATTAATGATAATGAAAAAAAATCGCTGTTAATATATCACAAACAACTGCAAAATATCGGAATAAATTTCAAACAAGATTTAAATTATATAACACTATATCAAATTCCTAAATGTTTAAGAATAAAACATTTAGAAAATTTGATTTTAAATTTATTAAAATATCTTGCACAAAACTCCTATTTATCTTTAAACGATTTATTAGATTGGTTAGCTAACGCAAGTACAGAAAAAAATTTTTATTCTAATACTTTTCAAGTTACCGCTTTTATCAAAAATATTCAACTGATCTGCAAAAATGATTTCAAGACATTGTTCCCAAATTTTTTACACGAAATCAATATTGAAAAACTATTTTAA
- the tsaE gene encoding tRNA (adenosine(37)-N6)-threonylcarbamoyltransferase complex ATPase subunit type 1 TsaE — MKSYSILLNKSIDTINFGKKIAKKFKTIGTIYLYGNIGSGKTTFVYGFMNGFNYYDKINSPTYELVKSYNLKKVIIHHFDLYRLIYQDELYEIGIQDYLEEDSIFLIEWPKKGKKFLPYPDLSLFFFYKNFSRYVKIFSHSKYGQSILKKTIKDHE, encoded by the coding sequence ATGAAAAGTTATTCAATTTTATTAAATAAAAGTATAGATACTATTAACTTTGGTAAAAAAATAGCAAAAAAATTCAAAACTATAGGTACTATTTATTTATATGGAAATATAGGTTCAGGAAAAACAACTTTTGTTTATGGATTTATGAACGGTTTTAATTATTACGATAAAATAAACAGTCCAACGTATGAACTAGTAAAATCATATAATTTAAAAAAAGTTATTATTCATCACTTTGATCTATATCGTCTTATTTATCAAGATGAGTTGTATGAAATAGGAATTCAAGACTATCTTGAGGAAGATAGCATTTTCTTAATTGAATGGCCTAAAAAAGGAAAAAAATTTTTACCTTATCCAGATTTATCCTTATTTTTTTTCTATAAAAATTTTTCTCGCTATGTAAAAATTTTTTCTCATTCAAAATATGGTCAATCAATATTAAAAAAAACCATAAAAGATCATGAATAA
- the argR gene encoding transcriptional regulator ArgR, with the protein MRKILTNQENLIKQFKTLLKEKKFGSQNALAQELKKKGFQKINQSKISRILMKLGAIRIRNTRMEMVYCLPPSELNIPSITNTLKSLVLNIDYNDVMIIIHTIPGSAHIIAKLINSLEKKEGILGTLASNDTIFITPKIISNIKKIFFVLQDLFDNK; encoded by the coding sequence ATGCGAAAGATACTAACAAATCAAGAAAATTTAATTAAACAATTTAAAACTTTGTTAAAAGAAAAAAAATTCGGTTCTCAAAATGCTCTTGCTCAAGAGCTAAAAAAAAAAGGCTTTCAAAAAATTAATCAATCTAAAATTTCACGTATATTAATGAAATTAGGTGCTATACGTATAAGGAATACTAGAATGGAAATGGTTTATTGTTTACCACCTAGTGAATTAAATATTCCATCTATTACAAATACATTAAAAAGTTTGGTGTTAAATATTGATTATAATGATGTAATGATAATTATTCATACCATACCCGGAAGCGCTCATATTATTGCAAAATTAATTAATTCTTTAGAAAAAAAAGAAGGTATTTTAGGCACACTTGCTAGTAATGATACAATATTTATAACTCCAAAAATTATTTCAAATATTAAAAAAATTTTTTTTGTTCTTCAAGATTTATTTGATAATAAATAA
- a CDS encoding Nramp family divalent metal transporter, whose protein sequence is MTKSSSVNYIIKNKKKINLALLGPAFIAAVGYIDPGNFATNIQAGSSYGYSLLWVVVLSNIMAMLIQLISAKLGIATGKNLAEHIRDRFPKKVVWLYWIQAEIIAMATDLAEFIGASLGFQLLFGMSLIKGAIITGFLTFFILTFQNRKEKILEIIIGGFLIFVAGSYIVELIFSQPNALKLTKGMFIPYLPDKNSVFLSAAVLGATIMPHVIYLHSALTQEGDKNTRKERYNATKLDVTIAMTIAGFVNLAMMATSAAVFHFNGYTKLAELDQAFMTLKPLLNNAAATVFGLSLITAGISSTVVGTLAGQVVMQGFIRFNIPLFIRRLITVIPSFIVILIGWNPTKILIFSQVLLSFGIALAIVPLLVFTGNRELMDDMVNTTLTKYFGWLIVILVILLNIYLLICQLLIS, encoded by the coding sequence ATGACTAAAAGTAGTTCAGTAAACTATATCATAAAAAATAAGAAAAAAATAAATCTCGCTTTATTAGGACCAGCTTTTATTGCAGCTGTGGGATATATTGATCCTGGAAATTTTGCGACTAATATTCAAGCAGGTTCATCATATGGATATAGTTTACTTTGGGTAGTGGTATTATCTAATATTATGGCAATGTTAATACAATTAATTTCTGCTAAGCTTGGAATTGCAACAGGAAAGAATCTTGCTGAACATATTCGAGACCGTTTTCCTAAAAAAGTCGTTTGGTTATACTGGATACAAGCAGAAATTATTGCTATGGCAACAGACTTAGCAGAATTTATTGGAGCATCTTTAGGTTTTCAACTATTATTTGGCATGTCTTTAATAAAAGGAGCAATTATAACTGGTTTTCTAACATTTTTTATTTTAACGTTTCAAAACAGAAAAGAAAAAATACTAGAAATAATTATTGGAGGATTTTTAATTTTTGTCGCTGGTTCTTATATTGTTGAATTAATTTTTTCTCAACCTAACGCTCTAAAGTTAACAAAAGGAATGTTTATACCATATTTACCAGATAAAAATTCAGTGTTTTTATCAGCAGCAGTTTTAGGTGCAACTATTATGCCTCACGTAATATATTTACACTCAGCCTTAACTCAAGAAGGTGACAAAAATACAAGAAAAGAACGTTATAATGCCACAAAACTAGACGTTACTATTGCTATGACAATAGCTGGTTTTGTTAATTTAGCAATGATGGCCACTTCTGCCGCAGTTTTTCATTTTAATGGTTATACTAAATTAGCTGAACTTGATCAAGCATTTATGACATTAAAACCATTATTAAATAATGCCGCTGCAACAGTTTTCGGGTTAAGTTTAATTACAGCTGGTATTTCTTCTACAGTGGTAGGAACTTTAGCAGGACAAGTTGTAATGCAAGGATTTATTAGATTTAATATTCCATTATTTATAAGACGATTAATTACTGTGATTCCTTCTTTTATTGTTATTTTAATTGGGTGGAATCCCACAAAAATTTTAATATTTAGTCAAGTTTTATTAAGCTTTGGTATTGCTTTAGCAATAGTACCATTACTTGTTTTTACAGGAAATCGTGAATTAATGGATGATATGGTAAATACAACTTTAACCAAATATTTTGGTTGGTTAATCGTAATATTAGTAATTTTATTAAATATTTATCTTTTAATATGTCAATTATTAATTTCTTGA
- the orn gene encoding oligoribonuclease has protein sequence MNKKNEKNLIWIDLEMTGLNPEKDRIIEIVTLITDSDLNILAEGPTLAIHQTDEVLENMDQWNKKTHSHTGLIEKVKSSNYNEKLAQDLTINFIKKWVPEKKSPICGSTIAQDRRFLFKYMPHLESYFHYRYIDVSTIRELAVRWKPEILISIKKKSKHQALFDIRESVAELNYYRKFFFTKK, from the coding sequence ATGAACAAAAAAAATGAAAAAAATTTAATTTGGATTGATTTAGAAATGACTGGTTTAAACCCAGAAAAAGATCGTATAATTGAGATCGTTACTCTAATTACTGATAGTGATTTAAATATTTTAGCAGAAGGACCTACATTAGCAATACATCAAACAGATGAAGTATTAGAAAATATGGATCAATGGAACAAAAAAACACATTCACATACCGGATTAATAGAAAAAGTAAAATCTAGTAATTATAATGAAAAATTAGCTCAAGATTTAACAATAAATTTTATAAAAAAATGGGTGCCAGAAAAAAAATCTCCTATTTGTGGAAGCACAATAGCACAAGATAGACGTTTTTTATTTAAATATATGCCACATTTAGAGTCCTATTTTCATTACCGTTATATTGATGTAAGTACTATTAGAGAATTAGCAGTGCGTTGGAAGCCAGAAATTTTAATATCAATTAAAAAAAAGAGTAAACATCAAGCTTTGTTTGATATTCGAGAATCGGTTGCAGAGTTAAATTATTATCGAAAGTTTTTCTTTACTAAAAAATAA
- a CDS encoding bifunctional ADP-dependent NAD(P)H-hydrate dehydratase/NAD(P)H-hydrate epimerase, whose product MININLPNDIWSVHDSIKLQKEIMQFYNLSFEEFLQKASTSIYEKIKKIYPNLKNWLLLCGHNLNGLYGYSIAILAYYEGYNVNIIDSQEKIFFKNQYIDSLREIWKRTGKKIYSLNSTFPKANLIIDALLGDQLYVFYKEKYEKIIKKVNMHHAKTLSIDIPSGLISETGNTFGETIQADDTIIVLFIKPGHLTGKARQYIGKIHYIHLNMNNWLKRKKSPIQRINTNFLKNKLLPRSPILHKGNCGKILVIGGYKGTVGAVYMTAEGALRAGAGLVKILTHKENIAMINITVRPELMVNELTKFNLEKEILWSDVIIIGPGLGKNQWGKFAFLTVINSKKPILLDADALSILSEHTYKNNNCIITPHPKEAAVLLNVKIQDIENNRLSIAKELRKKHKGIVVLKGPGTIIASKKKIAIADIGNVGMATGGMGDILSGIIGSFMVDMDLFTAASIGCIAHGAAADFLAKKKGTRGLLATDLFKVLYKFINPRFLKK is encoded by the coding sequence ATGATAAATATAAATTTACCAAATGATATTTGGTCTGTTCACGATTCTATCAAATTACAAAAAGAAATAATGCAATTTTATAATCTTTCTTTTGAAGAATTTTTACAAAAAGCTAGTACATCTATTTATGAAAAAATTAAAAAAATATATCCAAATCTAAAAAATTGGCTTTTATTATGTGGTCATAATTTAAATGGATTATACGGATATTCTATTGCTATTTTAGCTTATTATGAAGGTTATAACGTAAACATTATTGATTCCCAAGAAAAAATATTTTTTAAAAATCAATATATAGACTCTTTAAGAGAAATTTGGAAAAGAACAGGTAAAAAAATTTATTCTCTTAATTCTACTTTTCCAAAAGCAAATTTAATTATAGATGCCTTATTAGGAGATCAATTATATGTGTTTTATAAAGAAAAATATGAAAAAATTATTAAAAAAGTTAACATGCATCATGCTAAAACTTTATCAATAGATATTCCATCAGGATTAATTTCTGAAACTGGCAATACTTTCGGAGAAACAATACAAGCTGATGATACTATTATTGTTCTATTTATTAAACCTGGGCATTTGACAGGAAAAGCACGTCAATACATTGGAAAAATTCATTATATTCATTTGAATATGAATAATTGGCTAAAAAGAAAAAAATCGCCTATACAAAGAATAAATACTAACTTTTTAAAAAATAAATTACTTCCAAGAAGTCCTATTCTGCATAAAGGTAATTGCGGAAAAATTTTAGTAATAGGTGGATATAAAGGAACAGTAGGAGCTGTTTATATGACAGCTGAAGGAGCTTTAAGAGCTGGAGCAGGTTTAGTTAAAATACTTACTCATAAAGAAAATATTGCTATGATTAATATAACAGTTAGACCTGAGTTAATGGTAAACGAATTAACAAAATTTAATTTAGAAAAAGAAATACTCTGGAGTGATGTCATCATTATTGGCCCAGGATTAGGAAAAAATCAATGGGGAAAATTCGCTTTTTTAACAGTAATAAATAGTAAAAAACCTATATTATTAGATGCAGACGCATTAAGTATATTATCAGAACATACATATAAAAATAATAATTGTATTATTACTCCACATCCAAAAGAAGCCGCCGTTTTATTAAACGTAAAAATTCAAGATATTGAAAATAATCGATTGTCTATAGCTAAAGAATTAAGAAAAAAACATAAAGGTATAGTAGTTCTAAAAGGGCCTGGGACAATAATTGCTAGTAAAAAAAAAATTGCAATTGCTGATATTGGAAACGTTGGAATGGCTACTGGAGGCATGGGAGACATTTTAAGTGGAATTATTGGATCATTTATGGTTGATATGGATCTTTTTACAGCTGCTTCTATAGGATGTATAGCACATGGTGCTGCTGCTGATTTTTTAGCAAAGAAAAAAGGAACAAGAGGATTATTAGCAACAGATTTATTTAAAGTATTATATAAATTTATTAATCCTAGGTTTTTAAAAAAATGA
- the asd gene encoding archaetidylserine decarboxylase (Phosphatidylserine decarboxylase is synthesized as a single chain precursor. Generation of the pyruvoyl active site from a Ser is coupled to cleavage of a Gly-Ser bond between the larger (beta) and smaller (alpha chains). It is an integral membrane protein.), with product MLDFLKLKISYLFLNKFIVKFISWLVNIQVTWLTKLFIKLFIWFYKIDMSEVKESNIEKYKNFNDFFARPLKEGMRPIDNDIKSIVFPADGKIFQLGCIKYNILLQAKKKYYTLESLLAGDEKMAEKFYNGKYISIYLHPSNYHRVHMPYTGIIRKIIYVPGEHYLLNTVSINNVKNLYARNERVICYFETEIGPMIQILVGAAMVGSIEILKKGTIIPPREGVIKKWNFSKDHVSNYQNFLLKGQEMGKFKIGSTVISLFSSNNNMRILSHLTVNSLTRVGKPFAVHSYKSK from the coding sequence ATGTTAGATTTTTTAAAACTTAAAATTAGTTATCTTTTTTTAAATAAATTTATTGTTAAATTTATTAGTTGGTTAGTTAATATACAAGTTACTTGGTTAACTAAATTATTTATAAAACTATTTATTTGGTTTTATAAAATTGATATGTCTGAAGTAAAAGAATCTAATATAGAAAAATATAAAAACTTTAACGATTTTTTTGCAAGACCGTTAAAAGAAGGTATGCGTCCTATTGATAATGATATAAAATCTATAGTGTTTCCAGCAGATGGTAAAATATTTCAGTTAGGTTGTATTAAATATAACATATTGTTACAAGCAAAAAAAAAATACTATACATTAGAATCATTGTTAGCAGGTGATGAAAAAATGGCTGAAAAATTTTATAATGGTAAGTATATTAGTATTTATTTACATCCATCTAATTATCATCGTGTACATATGCCTTATACGGGTATTATTCGTAAAATTATTTATGTTCCTGGAGAACATTATCTATTAAATACAGTTTCTATAAACAATGTTAAAAACCTTTATGCACGTAATGAACGTGTGATTTGTTATTTTGAAACAGAAATAGGTCCAATGATACAGATTTTAGTTGGTGCCGCAATGGTTGGTAGTATTGAAATATTAAAGAAAGGAACTATTATCCCCCCTCGTGAAGGGGTAATAAAAAAATGGAATTTTTCTAAAGATCATGTATCTAATTACCAAAATTTTTTGTTGAAAGGACAAGAAATGGGTAAATTTAAAATAGGTTCTACAGTAATTAGTTTATTTTCTTCAAATAATAATATGAGAATACTTTCTCATTTAACAGTGAATAGCCTAACTCGTGTAGGTAAACCATTTGCGGTTCATTCATATAAAAGTAAATAA